The Nicotiana sylvestris chromosome 6, ASM39365v2, whole genome shotgun sequence genomic sequence GACATGGATGAGGAATCCACTGCACAAAATTTCCTTAATGTTGCCAAGCAGGGAGATCTGTCTCCAAGGCTTATTGAACTAGTAAAATCTGCatcaaagggaaaaaagaaacagTCAAAAGAGACTTCTACTGTCCCAGTTAGTGGAGTACAAACAAGGAGAACActgtccaaatcccaaaacatttaaTGGATGCCATTATATGGAATGTCAGGTCAGTAAACACAATGCAAACATTTGAAAGGCTGATTACAATGCACAGAAAATATCATTTTGAGTTCATAGGCATCCTTGAGCCTATACAACAGTATCACAAAATGGAGAGGTATAGAGCAAGAATTGGTTTGGCACAGGCTGTGGTGAATGTGTCAAACAAGATTTGGGCTTTTATTGATGAAATTTTTGAGGTTACTATTTTATATAACATGACTCAACAGCTGACTTTGAGATTAATGCACTCTTAAACACATGTTGAGCTCATCCTTACACTAGTCTATGCCAAATGTGATCGCACTGAAAGAATAGAACTATGGGATACGTTGTATGCAATGGCATCAGATATGACAGTACCTTGGCTAGTTGGAGGTGACTTTAATGTGATATGGGATGAGGAAGAGAAATATGGGGGCTTGCCAGTTTCTCTCATTGAAGTAGATGACTTCAGACACTGCATCAATACCTACAATTTGATAGACTTGGGTTTTAAAGGAagcatatttacatggtggaatggaagATCAGAGGAGGACTGCATATTTAAAAGATTGGACAGATGTTTTGGTAATAATGAATTGCAACAGACATTTCCTGGATTGGAGATAACTCACCTATCCAAAATTGGGTCTGATCATTGCCCAATGCTGCTGAAATGTGATATAGAAACTCTTCCAATTAAGAAGTCATTCAGATTTCTTAACTTCTGGACAAAGCATGAAACCTTCAAAGATGTAGTAAAGGAGAATTGGAATGCTGATTTTAGTGTTAACCCTTTCTGCATTTTTAACTACaagttaaagaagcttaaacaAGCACTATCTACCTGGAGCAGAGCTACATATGGAGATATATTCCAGAAGATTTCAAGCCTTGAGGAGGTGGTCTTGGTTCATGAAAGACAATTTGAAGTCAATCCTACACAGATGAATAGACAAAGATTAAAATAGGTCCAAGCTGAAATGATTAAATATCTTGCATTAGAAGAAGAATTTTGGAGACAAAAAGCTGGCATGTCATGGTTCAAAGATGGCGATAGAAACACTAAATTCTTCCACGCTCAAGTTAATGGGAGAAGGAAGAGACTGAAATTATCAAGGATCCAGAATAGCCTTGGTAACTGGATCGAAGAAGATCACTTAATAGCAGAAGAAGCAATAAAGTTCTACAAGGATCAATTTACTGAGACTGTAGTTCCAAATGATTTTGACATTCTAAATCATGTACCTTCAATGGTAGATAGTGATCAACATGAAAGATTGATGGCCTTGCCTTCCAATGAAGAAGTGAAGAGAGCAGTTATGGGGTTGAATGGAGACTCAGCTGGTGGAACGGATGGATTCACTGGAGCCTTTTACCAAACATGCTGGGAAATTATTGAAGAAGATGTAGTCCGCATAGTCAAGGCTTTCTTTTGCGGTCAGCAGTTGCCAAAGAGTGTGACGCACACAAACCTGGTTTTattaccaaagaaaaaagaagttacgACCTTTGCGGACATGCGACCAATCAGTCTTAGCAACTTTGTTAACAAGATTTTCTCTAGGGTTATTCATGAGAGGTTGGTTGAATTATTACCAAACATAATCTCGGAGGAACAGGCAGGTTTTGTGAAGGGCAGAAGCATAGTTGAGAACGTGCTGTTAACTCAAGAAATCATTACGGATATCAGGTTGAGAACAAAAGCAAGTCCAAACGTTATGATTAAGCTTGATATGACAAAAGCTTACGATAGGCTATGATGGCTATTCCTGACCaaaatactaaggaaaatgggatTTCCTAAAGCTTTTATTGGCTTGATCTTTGATGATTGGGAACAATTGGTACTCTGTTCTTATAAATGGTCAGCCTAATGGTTTCTTCAAATCATCGAGGGGAGTTAAACAGGGTGACCCTTTGTCACCAACTCTATTCATTCTGGCAGCAGAAGCACTTTCTCGGGGATTGAATTCACTACACACTAACCTGTATTTCTATGGTTTTGGAATGCCAAAATGGAGCCCAAAAATAAATCATCTATCATA encodes the following:
- the LOC138870807 gene encoding uncharacterized protein produces the protein MASDMTVPWLVGGDFNVIWDEEEKYGGLPVSLIEVDDFRHCINTYNLIDLGFKGSIFTWWNGRSEEDCIFKRLDRCFGNNELQQTFPGLEITHLSKIGSDHCPMLLKCDIETLPIKKSFRFLNFWTKHETFKDVVKENWNADFSVNPFCIFNYKLKKLKQALSTWSRATYGDIFQKISSLEEVVLVHERQFEVNPTQMNRQRLK